In a genomic window of Myxococcales bacterium:
- a CDS encoding histidine phosphatase family protein: MDSTVTTIALIRHGRSIANDDPAVYQVMPDHAIPLTRPADDPHALAAGATLATLALDPATLCSWRSPYLRCVQTEALVMRRALGDRFAGVMRRDSFLLREQEFGDWDGLDEAGMAARAPEQFARRTRMSDHNGRFYFRYPSGESRADVVQRLAIFMGKLHRSHFHHHVIFLHGVTQRAFRMAWFNRSVEWFEDEPNPGNATVLLIERGPDQAWRERFLIG; the protein is encoded by the coding sequence ATGGACTCGACCGTCACCACCATCGCCCTCATCCGGCACGGTCGCTCGATCGCCAACGACGATCCGGCCGTCTACCAGGTCATGCCCGATCACGCGATCCCGCTGACCCGGCCCGCCGACGATCCCCACGCGCTCGCCGCCGGCGCGACCCTGGCGACGCTGGCGCTCGACCCTGCGACCTTGTGCTCGTGGCGGTCGCCGTACCTGCGGTGCGTCCAGACCGAGGCGCTGGTGATGCGCCGGGCCCTGGGCGACCGCTTCGCCGGCGTCATGCGCCGCGACTCGTTCCTGCTGCGCGAGCAGGAGTTCGGCGACTGGGACGGGCTCGACGAGGCCGGCATGGCGGCGCGGGCGCCCGAGCAGTTCGCGCGCCGGACCCGCATGAGCGATCACAACGGCCGGTTCTACTTCCGCTACCCCAGCGGCGAGAGCCGGGCCGACGTGGTCCAGCGGCTCGCGATCTTCATGGGCAAGCTGCACCGCTCGCACTTCCACCACCACGTGATCTTCCTGCACGGCGTGACCCAGCGCGCGTTCCGCATGGCCTGGTTCAATCGCTCGGTCGAGTGGTTCGAGGACGAGCCCAACCCTGGCAACGCGACCGTGCTGTTGATCGAGCGCGGCCCCGATCAGGCCTGGCGCGAGCGGTTCCTGATCGGCTGA
- the mfd gene encoding transcription-repair coupling factor, with translation MPSVRDLVRASDRGPVLLTGATAAYAAYLGAGLAAARPLVVVVPSDAAARACVDDLALFGCAATILPEPDGSAYAELAADRAAEATRLAVLYALVKGGAAAPRAIVTTGAALVRKTLPVAELAARAVEIRRGQALARDATAARLLEAGFARAPVVDDVGTFAVRGNVLDVGAPGLPYPARIELDGDDVDSIRLFDPGTQRTLREIDALDLHPIRTAVPSSAHDWRAAIRQLADDSQHPSSATRRLIEQLGTGELIGLDVYAPAFHAALAPVAAYLPPDAAWLWWDPDATLAAIDGELAAAAAGHAERRAHKQLAFPPEAHFVERAEVVALLTTARRRVVVPALAIVDDPRGVGADVVAVQIDPLATLRTQLERARVQHDDHLGDPLVRAIAAARADGNVVVLAADSAQRADRLHGLLEGHGVAADRVEGVERVAWVAGAAAAEAVQIVVAPLSRSFASPADGLVAIAAADVFGVKRHAPRTKSASKRAKDALLGGVGDFAQLAPGDFLVHQLHGVGRYRGLAKLPLGGTAIDFLQLEYDGGTLYLPVFRLGEVQRYVGAEGHGPRLDKLGGLTWDKAKTKASRQVAALAEELLQVYAQRATLPGHRFPPPDEMYREFEAAFPYEETPDQLAAIEATAADMESAKAMDRLVCGDVGYGKTEVALRAIMKCALAGKQALLLAPTTILVEQHARTMRERFESWPVRVGKLSRFQTRTEQLATLRALADGHVDVVVGTHRALSPDVRWQDLGLVVIDEEQRFGVAHKERLKKLRAHVDVLTLTATPIPRTLHLALTGMRDLSIIATPPADRRAVRTFVAQVDAALIKGAIEAELARGGQIYFVTRHIDGVGPPDATRATTARADLSLKQWAALLQQLVPRARVGMAHGGLGAEALEDVMVKFVGGELDVLVATTIVESGLDIPRANTLFVARADAFGLSQLYQLRGRVGRSSARAYCYLLVPAPEQLTDEARRRLEALQRFTELGAGFQIASADLEIRGGGELLGARQSGSIAAVGFDQYVRMLEEAVAQLRGEPIHHPVDPELTVDVPGYIPDDYVPDPGQRLDLYKRLSAIEDEDECRALLDELADRFGPVPGETLLLADLMIVKALARRLDATTIELTRVRLAIGLAPSTPVDPKRLPRGWRLDRDGRLHTAFDAEAAKAPTQAARRRLQELGARAT, from the coding sequence TTGCCGTCCGTCCGCGATCTCGTGCGCGCCAGCGACCGCGGCCCGGTGCTGCTCACCGGCGCCACCGCGGCCTACGCCGCGTACCTCGGCGCCGGGCTGGCCGCGGCTCGGCCGCTGGTCGTGGTCGTGCCGTCGGACGCGGCCGCGCGCGCGTGCGTCGACGACCTGGCGCTTTTCGGGTGCGCGGCGACGATCCTGCCCGAGCCCGACGGCAGCGCCTACGCCGAGCTGGCCGCCGACCGGGCGGCCGAGGCCACGCGCCTGGCGGTGCTGTACGCGCTGGTCAAGGGCGGCGCCGCGGCCCCGCGCGCGATCGTCACGACCGGCGCGGCGCTGGTGCGCAAGACCTTGCCGGTGGCCGAGCTGGCGGCGCGCGCGGTCGAGATCCGGCGCGGCCAGGCGCTCGCGCGCGACGCCACCGCGGCCCGCCTGCTCGAGGCCGGGTTCGCCCGGGCGCCGGTGGTCGACGACGTCGGCACGTTCGCGGTCCGCGGCAACGTCCTCGACGTCGGCGCGCCGGGCCTGCCGTACCCGGCGCGGATCGAGCTCGACGGCGACGACGTCGACTCGATCCGGCTGTTCGATCCCGGCACGCAGCGCACGCTGCGCGAGATCGACGCGCTCGACCTGCACCCGATCCGGACCGCGGTGCCGTCGTCGGCCCACGACTGGAGGGCCGCGATCCGCCAGCTCGCCGACGACAGCCAGCACCCGTCGTCGGCGACGCGCCGGCTGATCGAGCAGCTCGGCACCGGCGAGCTGATCGGGCTCGACGTCTACGCGCCGGCGTTCCACGCCGCGCTGGCGCCGGTGGCCGCGTACCTGCCGCCCGACGCCGCGTGGCTGTGGTGGGATCCCGACGCGACCCTGGCGGCGATCGACGGTGAGCTGGCCGCGGCCGCCGCCGGCCACGCCGAGCGCCGCGCCCACAAGCAGCTGGCGTTCCCGCCCGAGGCCCACTTCGTCGAGCGGGCCGAGGTCGTGGCCCTGCTCACGACCGCGCGCCGGCGGGTGGTGGTGCCGGCGCTGGCGATCGTCGACGATCCCCGCGGCGTCGGCGCCGACGTCGTCGCGGTCCAGATCGATCCGCTCGCGACCCTGCGCACCCAGCTCGAGCGCGCCCGCGTCCAGCACGACGATCACCTGGGCGATCCGCTGGTGCGCGCGATCGCGGCCGCGCGCGCCGACGGCAACGTCGTGGTCTTGGCCGCCGACAGCGCCCAGCGCGCCGATCGCCTGCACGGCCTGCTCGAGGGCCACGGCGTCGCCGCCGACCGGGTCGAGGGCGTCGAGCGCGTCGCCTGGGTGGCCGGCGCGGCCGCGGCCGAGGCGGTGCAGATCGTCGTCGCGCCGCTGTCCCGGAGCTTCGCCAGCCCGGCCGACGGCCTGGTCGCGATCGCCGCCGCCGACGTGTTCGGCGTCAAGCGCCACGCGCCCCGGACCAAGAGCGCCAGCAAGCGCGCCAAGGACGCGCTGCTCGGCGGCGTCGGCGACTTCGCGCAGCTCGCGCCCGGCGACTTCCTGGTCCACCAGCTCCACGGCGTCGGCCGCTACCGCGGCCTGGCCAAGCTGCCGCTCGGCGGCACCGCGATCGACTTCCTGCAGCTCGAGTACGACGGCGGCACGCTGTACCTGCCGGTGTTCCGGCTCGGCGAGGTCCAGCGCTACGTCGGCGCCGAGGGCCACGGCCCCCGCCTCGACAAGCTCGGCGGCCTGACCTGGGACAAGGCCAAGACCAAGGCGTCGCGCCAGGTCGCGGCGCTGGCCGAGGAGCTGCTGCAGGTCTACGCCCAGCGCGCGACCCTGCCCGGCCACCGATTCCCGCCGCCCGACGAGATGTACCGCGAGTTCGAGGCCGCGTTCCCGTACGAGGAGACGCCCGATCAGCTCGCGGCGATCGAGGCGACCGCCGCCGACATGGAGAGCGCCAAGGCGATGGATCGCCTGGTGTGCGGCGACGTCGGCTACGGCAAGACCGAGGTGGCGCTGCGCGCGATCATGAAGTGCGCGCTGGCCGGCAAGCAGGCGCTCTTGCTGGCGCCGACGACGATCCTGGTCGAGCAGCACGCCCGGACGATGCGCGAGCGGTTCGAGTCGTGGCCGGTGCGAGTCGGCAAGCTGTCGCGCTTCCAGACCAGGACCGAGCAGCTCGCGACGCTGCGGGCCCTGGCCGACGGCCACGTCGACGTCGTCGTCGGCACCCACCGGGCGCTGTCGCCCGACGTGCGCTGGCAGGACCTGGGCCTGGTGGTCATCGACGAGGAGCAGCGGTTCGGCGTGGCCCACAAGGAGCGGCTCAAGAAGCTCCGGGCCCACGTCGACGTGCTGACCCTGACCGCGACGCCGATCCCGCGCACGCTGCACCTGGCGCTGACCGGCATGCGCGACCTGTCGATCATCGCGACGCCGCCGGCCGATCGCCGCGCGGTGCGCACGTTCGTCGCCCAGGTCGACGCGGCGCTGATCAAGGGCGCGATCGAGGCCGAGCTGGCCCGCGGCGGCCAGATCTACTTCGTGACCCGCCACATCGACGGCGTGGGCCCGCCCGACGCCACGCGCGCCACCACCGCGCGCGCCGACCTGTCGCTCAAGCAGTGGGCCGCGCTCCTGCAGCAGCTGGTGCCGCGGGCCCGGGTCGGCATGGCCCACGGCGGGCTCGGCGCCGAGGCGCTCGAGGACGTCATGGTCAAGTTCGTCGGCGGCGAGCTCGACGTGCTGGTCGCGACCACGATCGTCGAGAGCGGCCTCGACATCCCGCGCGCCAACACGCTGTTCGTGGCCCGGGCCGACGCGTTCGGGCTGTCGCAGCTCTACCAGCTGCGCGGCCGGGTCGGCCGGTCGAGCGCGCGCGCCTACTGCTACCTGCTGGTGCCCGCGCCCGAGCAGCTCACCGACGAGGCCCGGCGCCGGCTCGAGGCGCTCCAGCGGTTCACCGAGCTCGGCGCCGGCTTCCAGATCGCCTCGGCCGATCTCGAGATCCGCGGCGGCGGCGAGCTGCTCGGGGCCCGGCAGTCGGGCTCGATCGCCGCGGTCGGCTTCGACCAGTACGTCCGCATGCTCGAGGAGGCGGTCGCGCAGCTCCGGGGCGAGCCGATCCACCACCCGGTCGACCCCGAGCTGACCGTCGACGTCCCCGGCTACATCCCCGACGACTACGTGCCCGACCCCGGCCAGCGCCTGGACCTGTACAAGCGGCTGTCGGCGATCGAGGACGAGGACGAGTGCCGGGCGCTGCTCGACGAGCTGGCCGACCGGTTCGGGCCGGTGCCGGGCGAGACCCTGCTCCTGGCCGACCTGATGATCGTCAAGGCCCTGGCCCGGCGGCTCGACGCCACGACCATCGAGCTGACCCGGGTGCGGCTGGCGATCGGCCTGGCGCCGTCGACGCCGGTCGATCCCAAGCGCCTGCCCCGGGGCTGGCGGCTCGACCGCGACGGCCGGCTCCACACCGCCTTCGACGCCGAGGCGGCCAAGGCCCCGACCCAGGCGGCCCGTCGGCGCTTGCAGGAGCTGGGCGCGCGTGCTACCTGA
- a CDS encoding peptidyl-prolyl cis-trans isomerase, producing the protein MATSLSLGLAACESKGKKSNQAAPAAGGGGAPAQPPGDLATVLATVDGTTITVGEFQDRLNRQSPYIRARYTSIEQKKEFLDSLVRFEVLAAEAAKRGFDKDPEVVRTMKQVMIQKLLRDEFETKVTPESITEAEIKAYYDAHADEFLKPEEVRASAVVVKTQAQAERVAKEAAGDAGKTNKGFRDLVSTYTTNDEQKLRGGDLRYLSTTTKDVPKPVIAAAFALANTGDVSGVVDAGDGTYWVLKQTGRRKALTRTLEDATQTIRNKLYRDKRLETQKAFVEGLRNAAKVEILEDNLAKVRVDTSLEGGDPHGDAAPLPDFSQPLPPPTTPMPMPEPPPVAPAGK; encoded by the coding sequence TTGGCCACTTCCCTCTCGCTCGGACTCGCAGCCTGCGAGTCCAAGGGCAAGAAGTCGAACCAGGCCGCGCCCGCGGCCGGCGGCGGCGGCGCCCCGGCCCAGCCGCCCGGCGACCTCGCGACCGTGCTGGCCACGGTCGACGGCACCACGATCACCGTCGGTGAGTTCCAGGATCGCCTGAACCGACAGTCGCCGTACATCCGGGCCCGCTACACGTCGATCGAGCAGAAGAAGGAGTTCCTCGACAGCCTGGTGCGGTTCGAGGTGCTCGCGGCCGAGGCCGCCAAGCGCGGCTTCGACAAGGACCCGGAAGTGGTCCGCACGATGAAGCAGGTGATGATCCAGAAGCTCCTGCGCGACGAGTTCGAGACCAAGGTCACGCCCGAGTCGATCACCGAGGCCGAGATCAAGGCCTACTACGACGCCCACGCCGACGAGTTCCTCAAGCCCGAGGAGGTCCGGGCCTCGGCCGTCGTGGTCAAGACCCAGGCCCAGGCCGAGCGCGTCGCCAAGGAGGCGGCCGGCGACGCCGGCAAGACCAACAAGGGCTTCCGCGATCTGGTGTCGACGTACACCACCAACGACGAGCAGAAGCTGCGCGGCGGCGACCTGCGCTACCTGTCGACCACGACCAAGGACGTGCCCAAGCCGGTGATCGCGGCCGCGTTCGCGCTGGCCAACACCGGCGACGTGTCGGGCGTCGTCGACGCTGGCGACGGCACCTACTGGGTCCTCAAGCAGACCGGCCGCCGCAAGGCGCTGACCCGCACGCTCGAGGACGCCACCCAGACCATCCGCAACAAGCTCTACCGCGACAAGCGGCTCGAGACCCAGAAGGCCTTCGTCGAGGGCCTGCGCAACGCCGCCAAGGTCGAGATCCTCGAGGACAACCTCGCCAAGGTCCGGGTCGACACCTCGCTCGAGGGCGGCGATCCCCACGGCGACGCCGCGCCGCTGCCCGACTTCAGCCAGCCCCTGCCGCCGCCGACCACGCCGATGCCGATGCCCGAGCCGCCGCCGGTGGCCCCGGCGGGCAAGTAA
- a CDS encoding peptidylprolyl isomerase, whose amino-acid sequence MVAVINDAIVLDSELSVQLTPYEGDLEGIDDPKERARRRDKLRAQVLDEMIAEELIVSAASEARLEEITPKEVDQIIRETKDDNKLDDATFQQALAAQGVTLAQYRTNVRRQLTRLRAMKMLVAPKVNVSDEEVRAQYDQMVRRSEAVSQVRLAHIQLALPARATDAEVAAARAKAADIITRVKAGEEFGKLAAEFSDDANSKTSGGELGWIERGTLEPAWEQVVFAMEPKEVRGPVAGPNGLEVFYVTETKRTEMKPFDKMKDQIKGELQQRGMQKQTTQWIEELRKKAYIEVKL is encoded by the coding sequence GTGGTCGCGGTCATCAACGACGCGATCGTCCTCGACAGCGAGCTGAGCGTCCAGCTGACCCCGTACGAGGGCGACCTCGAGGGCATCGACGATCCCAAGGAGCGCGCCCGCCGCCGCGACAAGCTGCGCGCGCAGGTGCTCGACGAGATGATCGCCGAGGAGCTGATCGTCAGCGCCGCGTCCGAGGCCCGGCTCGAGGAGATCACCCCGAAAGAGGTCGATCAGATCATCCGCGAGACCAAGGACGACAACAAGCTCGACGACGCGACGTTCCAGCAGGCGCTCGCGGCCCAGGGCGTGACCCTCGCGCAGTACCGGACCAACGTGCGCCGCCAGCTCACCCGCCTGCGCGCGATGAAGATGCTGGTCGCGCCCAAGGTCAACGTGTCCGACGAGGAGGTCCGCGCGCAGTACGACCAGATGGTGCGCCGGTCCGAGGCGGTGTCCCAGGTGCGCCTGGCCCACATCCAGCTGGCGCTGCCGGCCCGGGCGACCGACGCCGAGGTCGCCGCGGCCCGCGCCAAGGCCGCCGACATCATCACCCGGGTCAAGGCCGGCGAGGAGTTCGGCAAGCTGGCCGCGGAGTTCTCCGACGACGCCAACTCCAAGACCTCGGGCGGCGAGCTCGGCTGGATCGAGCGCGGCACGCTCGAGCCCGCCTGGGAGCAGGTCGTGTTCGCGATGGAGCCCAAGGAGGTGCGCGGCCCGGTCGCCGGCCCCAACGGCCTCGAGGTGTTCTACGTCACCGAGACCAAGCGCACCGAGATGAAGCCCTTCGACAAGATGAAGGATCAGATCAAGGGCGAGCTGCAGCAGCGCGGGATGCAGAAGCAGACCACGCAGTGGATCGAGGAGCTGCGCAAGAAGGCCTACATCGAGGTCAAGCTGTAG
- a CDS encoding trypsin-like peptidase domain-containing protein yields MADVAVDPAAAPAASPPTAAPPPTAAPRRRWFRRAAARDVGLTTTVCPSCRQAGPARLAPGEVCAQCRSQAAWAELGAAGLVIDRATISAAVERRRGEAAGEAIWRRALRWAPVLVSLALGVAAALALRGLLAPRAIGPLTALIDDLRGSSRRTTGLGALALVVGVVALVRLRRQRHFRRLPFVVGHVVAIVAGGAALALGALHWWGLSGGFAGRYTTMPPRAALAVTANVERILDATVVVLAPDRDGDARGLAMGTGAIVAADAGRAWIVTCSHVAMPYAAVGAPRHAKDAHPVWVQLSDGREGRGTVRWAAPPPLDVAVVELPMTDPPAPVTISPDASGLEPSASVTFVPNPYREGWKVVHGRLLRREAHATPAGTYELLFTDLPVIPGDSGSGLFDARGQLVGLNTWTHGGPSGAAEGISLPSETMRALVDAIERGQLDQLDDLQPRGP; encoded by the coding sequence GTGGCTGACGTGGCGGTCGATCCGGCCGCGGCGCCCGCGGCGTCCCCGCCGACCGCGGCGCCCCCGCCGACCGCGGCGCCGCGCAGGCGCTGGTTCCGGCGCGCGGCCGCGCGCGACGTCGGGCTGACGACGACCGTGTGTCCATCGTGCCGGCAGGCCGGGCCGGCGCGCCTGGCGCCGGGCGAGGTGTGCGCGCAGTGCCGGAGCCAGGCCGCGTGGGCCGAGCTCGGCGCCGCCGGGCTGGTGATCGATCGCGCCACGATCTCTGCCGCGGTCGAGCGTCGCCGCGGCGAGGCGGCGGGCGAGGCGATCTGGCGGCGGGCGCTGCGGTGGGCGCCGGTGCTGGTGTCGCTGGCGCTTGGCGTCGCCGCGGCGCTAGCGCTGCGCGGGCTGCTCGCGCCCCGGGCGATCGGCCCGCTGACCGCGCTGATCGACGATCTGCGCGGATCGAGCCGACGCACCACCGGCCTGGGGGCGCTGGCGCTGGTCGTCGGCGTGGTCGCGCTGGTGCGGCTGCGCCGGCAGCGGCACTTTCGGCGGCTGCCGTTCGTGGTCGGCCACGTCGTGGCGATCGTCGCCGGCGGCGCCGCGCTCGCGCTCGGCGCGCTGCACTGGTGGGGCCTGTCGGGCGGCTTCGCCGGGCGCTACACGACGATGCCGCCGCGGGCCGCGCTGGCGGTGACCGCCAACGTCGAGCGGATCCTCGACGCGACGGTCGTGGTGCTGGCGCCCGATCGCGACGGCGACGCCCGCGGCCTGGCCATGGGCACCGGCGCGATCGTCGCCGCCGACGCCGGCCGCGCGTGGATCGTCACCTGCAGCCACGTGGCCATGCCGTACGCGGCGGTCGGCGCCCCGCGCCATGCCAAGGACGCCCACCCGGTCTGGGTGCAGCTGTCCGACGGGCGCGAGGGCCGCGGCACGGTGCGCTGGGCGGCGCCGCCGCCGCTCGACGTCGCCGTCGTCGAGCTGCCCATGACCGACCCGCCGGCGCCGGTGACGATCAGCCCCGACGCCAGCGGGCTCGAGCCGTCGGCGAGCGTCACGTTCGTGCCCAACCCGTACCGCGAGGGCTGGAAGGTCGTGCACGGGCGCCTGCTCCGGCGCGAGGCCCACGCCACGCCGGCCGGCACCTACGAGCTCTTGTTCACCGATCTGCCGGTGATCCCCGGCGACAGCGGCAGCGGCCTGTTCGACGCGCGCGGCCAGCTGGTCGGGCTCAACACCTGGACCCACGGCGGCCCCAGCGGCGCGGCCGAGGGCATCAGCTTGCCGTCGGAGACCATGCGCGCGCTGGTCGACGCGATCGAGCGCGGGCAGCTCGATCAGCTCGACGACCTCCAGCCCCGGGGACCGTGA
- a CDS encoding DUF2752 domain-containing protein, which produces MIAPPRSPGRGLDLAGAALAAAQLGLAAVLVPRGDVVAWPDGSPLGVGCLSRALLHADCPMCGMTRSFVALAHGHLGAALGFHPAGPLLFVAMLVFVAAVVTTWVRQAPPLLARRSVLASLEIVALASAALGIIKMVRS; this is translated from the coding sequence GTGATCGCGCCGCCGCGCTCGCCCGGCCGTGGCCTCGATCTGGCGGGGGCGGCGCTCGCCGCCGCCCAGCTGGGCCTGGCCGCGGTGCTGGTGCCGCGCGGCGACGTCGTGGCGTGGCCCGACGGATCGCCGCTGGGCGTCGGGTGCCTGTCGCGGGCGCTGCTCCACGCCGACTGCCCCATGTGCGGGATGACCCGCAGCTTCGTGGCGCTGGCCCACGGGCACCTGGGGGCCGCGCTCGGGTTCCACCCGGCCGGGCCGCTGCTGTTCGTCGCGATGCTGGTCTTCGTCGCCGCCGTGGTCACGACCTGGGTCCGGCAGGCGCCGCCGTTGCTGGCGCGTCGCTCGGTGCTCGCGTCCCTCGAGATCGTCGCGCTCGCGAGCGCGGCGCTGGGTATCATCAAGATGGTGAGGAGCTAG
- a CDS encoding DUF4190 domain-containing protein, protein MDAARNLKVNLKLNGETCLACKTALELGTDASVCTACEGNHHARCWNSYGGCATPGCANAPLKRLDAPVYNAPPPPPPLAAGMMHCPACRNVIMMGDPLCPYCRAITSPDGIYHGPKVNAPGAVQSLVFGIIGLLICGVIFGPLAISRSSSAKREIAMNPTYGGGGLATAGMVLGILDLVAWGLILMVRMGSR, encoded by the coding sequence ATGGACGCTGCACGCAATCTCAAGGTCAACCTGAAGCTCAACGGCGAGACCTGCCTGGCCTGCAAGACCGCGCTCGAGCTCGGCACCGACGCCTCGGTGTGCACGGCCTGCGAGGGCAACCACCACGCGCGCTGCTGGAACAGCTACGGCGGCTGCGCCACGCCTGGCTGCGCCAACGCGCCGCTCAAGCGCCTGGACGCCCCGGTGTACAACGCGCCGCCGCCGCCGCCGCCGCTGGCCGCCGGCATGATGCACTGCCCGGCCTGCCGCAACGTGATCATGATGGGCGATCCGCTGTGCCCGTACTGCCGCGCGATCACCAGCCCCGACGGCATCTACCACGGCCCCAAGGTCAACGCGCCCGGCGCCGTGCAGTCGCTGGTGTTCGGCATCATCGGCCTGCTGATCTGCGGCGTCATCTTCGGGCCGCTGGCGATCTCGCGCTCGAGCTCGGCCAAGCGCGAGATCGCGATGAACCCGACCTACGGCGGCGGCGGGCTGGCCACCGCCGGCATGGTGCTCGGCATCCTCGATCTGGTGGCGTGGGGGCTGATCCTCATGGTGCGGATGGGGTCCCGGTGA
- a CDS encoding FHA domain-containing protein yields the protein MSDDNLRIERDELFTTEVDQALARERAGRERIVADTPPVSPVRRLLLNSMFHLPLAAVVGALVCWLLLEPKIDDMPSFGGEVILVNADPFDAPDGIIAITVGDHVAYVDVARVKLEPGAHGEPALASAEDIQVGDRIEVTGLAEGPGLVAAAIRPTSRSGSFGAVDQPVWPLIILFPLTAALIAFGLLFAEGLTTRNWLRMAERALLGSFLASLFALLAFIPAGLFMWISGRILHGEVTGGSDALIVTVREVSGSSFFFMTVCRSAAWACVGAATGVGMNLVRATRPQLRNSAIGGALGGALGGMFFDPIDRFGTSSLFAGSESARLVGLLAVGLSVGVFVALVERLARDAWLRVRTGPLAGKSFILFKTPTVIGNAPASDVYLYKDAEIDPAHASIHRVGTTYEIEDLGSRMGTEVGGTKVRRRRLVSGDQIVVGSTILDFEERQKRTPQGG from the coding sequence ATGAGCGACGACAACCTGCGCATCGAACGCGACGAGCTGTTCACCACCGAGGTCGATCAGGCCCTGGCGCGTGAGCGCGCTGGCCGCGAGCGGATCGTCGCCGACACCCCGCCGGTCTCGCCGGTCCGGCGCCTGCTGCTCAACAGCATGTTCCACCTGCCGCTGGCCGCGGTGGTCGGCGCGCTGGTGTGCTGGCTCCTGCTCGAGCCCAAGATCGACGACATGCCGTCGTTCGGCGGCGAGGTGATCCTCGTCAACGCCGATCCCTTCGACGCGCCCGACGGCATCATCGCCATCACCGTCGGCGATCACGTCGCCTACGTCGATGTGGCCCGGGTCAAGCTCGAGCCCGGAGCCCACGGCGAGCCGGCCCTGGCCAGCGCCGAGGACATCCAGGTCGGCGACCGCATCGAGGTCACCGGCCTCGCCGAGGGCCCGGGGCTGGTCGCGGCGGCGATCCGGCCGACCAGCCGGTCAGGGTCGTTCGGGGCCGTCGACCAGCCGGTGTGGCCGCTGATCATCCTGTTCCCCCTGACCGCCGCGCTGATCGCGTTCGGCCTGCTGTTCGCCGAGGGCCTCACCACCCGCAACTGGCTGCGCATGGCCGAGCGCGCGCTGCTCGGCAGCTTCCTGGCGTCGCTGTTCGCGCTGCTCGCCTTCATCCCCGCGGGGCTGTTCATGTGGATCTCGGGGCGGATCCTCCACGGCGAGGTCACCGGCGGGTCCGACGCGCTGATCGTCACGGTGCGCGAGGTCAGCGGATCGAGCTTCTTCTTCATGACCGTGTGCCGCAGCGCTGCGTGGGCCTGCGTCGGCGCCGCCACCGGGGTCGGCATGAACCTGGTCCGCGCGACCCGGCCGCAGCTCCGCAACTCGGCCATCGGCGGCGCGCTGGGCGGCGCGCTGGGCGGCATGTTCTTCGATCCGATCGATCGGTTCGGGACCTCGTCGTTGTTCGCGGGCAGCGAGTCGGCGCGCCTGGTCGGGCTGCTCGCGGTCGGCCTGTCGGTCGGCGTCTTCGTCGCGCTGGTCGAGCGGCTCGCGCGCGACGCGTGGCTGCGGGTCCGCACCGGGCCGCTCGCGGGCAAGTCGTTCATCCTGTTCAAGACCCCGACCGTGATCGGCAACGCGCCGGCCTCGGACGTGTACCTGTACAAGGACGCCGAGATCGATCCGGCCCACGCGTCGATCCACCGGGTCGGCACGACCTACGAGATCGAGGACCTGGGTAGCCGCATGGGCACCGAGGTCGGCGGCACCAAGGTCCGGCGGCGCCGCCTGGTCTCGGGCGATCAGATCGTCGTCGGCAGTACGATCCTCGACTTCGAGGAGCGGCAGAAGCGCACGCCTCAGGGGGGCTGA